From a single Ornithorhynchus anatinus isolate Pmale09 chromosome 4, mOrnAna1.pri.v4, whole genome shotgun sequence genomic region:
- the FBXL5 gene encoding F-box/LRR-repeat protein 5, translating into MAPFPEEVDVFTAPHWRMKQLVGLYCDKLSKTNFSNNSDFRALLQSLYATFKEFKMHEQIENEYIIGLLQQRSRTVYNVHSDNKLSEMLSLFEKGLKNVKNEYEQLNYAKQLKERLEAFTRDFLPHMKEEEEVFQPMLMEYFTYEELKDIKKKVIAQHCSHKDTAELLRGLSLWNQAEERQKVFKYSVDEKSDKETEVIEHTTNITHLPPEVMLAIFSYLNPQELGRCSQVSTKWSQLTKTGSLWKHLYPVHWARGDWYSGPPTELDTEPDEDWVKNRKDESRAFQEWDEDADIDESEESVEESIAINIAQTEKRLLHGLIHNILPHVGTSVKTVVLAYSSAVSSKMVRQILELCPNLEHLDLTQTAISDSAFDSWSWLGCCQNLRHLDLSGCEKITDAALEKISRALGVLTSHKKGVLKICRSKGAAPTWKNKDIAIQPSKKYACLHDLTNESLVRGADNEHHWSKPVTSENLNSAYVWMLDAEDLADIEDAVEWRHRSVEGLCVMETASGLCSSAGCYSKDIIGLRTSVCWQQHCASPALTYCGHAFCSAGTALRTIRALPEPSALGKIAPRTRRSEGKDSIHSGSENSDQETGRVLLFLSLSGCYQITDHGLRVLTLGGGLPHLEHLNLSGCLTVTGAGLQDLVSACPSLNDEHFYYCDNINGPHAETASGCQNLQCGFRACCRSGE; encoded by the exons CTTTCGAAAACCAACTTCTCCAACAACAGTGATTTTCGGGCTCTTCTTCAGTCTCTGTATGCCACCTTCAAGGAATTCAAAATGCATGAGCAGATTGAAAATGAATACATTATTGGCTTGCTTCAGCAACGCAGCAGGACAGTGTACAACGTGCACTCTGACAACAAACTCTCCGAGATGCTCAGTCTCTTTGAGAAGGGGTTGAAGAATGTCAAG AATGAATATGAGCAGTTAAATTATGCTAAGCAACTGAAAGAGAGGTTGGAAGCTTTCACCAGAGATTTCCTTCCTCacatgaaagaggaagaagag GTTTTTCAGCCAATGTTGATGGAATATTTTACCTATGAAGAGCTCAAGGATATTAAAAAGAAAGTGATTGCACAGCACTGCTCTCACAAGGACACTGCAGAACTCCTCAGAGGGCTTAGCCTCTGGAATCAGGCTGAAGAGCGGCAGAAGGTTTTTAAATATTCCGTCGATGAAAAGTCAGATAAAG AAACTGAAGTGATAGAGCACACCACCAATATCACTCATCTTCCTCCTGAAGTAATGCTGGCGATTTTCAGTTACCTTAATCCTCAGGAGCTTGGTCGCTGCAGTcaagtaagcactaaatggtCTCAGCTGACTAAAACTGGATCCCTCTGGAAACATCTCTACCCTGTTCACTGGGCCCGAG GTGACTGGTATAGTGGCCCCCCCACTGAACTGGATACAGAACCTGATGAGGATTGGGTGAAAAATAGAAAAGATGAAAGTCGTGCTTTTCAGGAATGGGATGAAGATGCGGATATAGATGAATCTG aagagtCTGTGGAAGAATCAATTGCCATTAACATTGCCCAGACGGAAAAACGTTTACTCCACGGATTGATTCATAACATTCTACCACATGTCGGCACTTCTGTCAAAACTGTAGTGTTAGCGTATAGCTCTGCAGTTTCCAGCAAAATG GTTAGGCAAATCTTAGAGCTGTGTCCAAACCTGGAGCATCTGGATCTTACCCAGACAGCCATTTCAGACTCCGCATTTGATAG TTGGTCGTGGCTGGGTTGCTGCCAGAATCTTCGTCATCTGGATCTATCGGGATGTGAGAAGATAACGGATGCGGCTCTAGAGAAGATTTCCCGGGCGCTGGGCGTCCTGACGTCTCACAAGAAAGGAGTTCTGAAAATCTGTAGAAGCAAAGGTGCGGCACCTACGTGGAAAAATAAAGACATTGCCATTCAGCCCTCCAAGAAATACGCATGCTTGCACGATCTGACTAACGAGAGCCTCGTCAGAGGTGCGGATAACGAACACCATTGGAGTAAACCCGTTACTTCCGAAAATCTGAATTCGGCTTACGTGTGGATGTTAGATGCCGAAGATCTGGCCGACATTGAAGACGCAGTGGAATGGAGACACAGAAGTGTCGAAGGTCTCTGTGTAATGGAAACAGCATCCGGTCTCTGTTCTTCAGCCGGTTGCTACAGTAAGGACATCATTGGATTAAGGACTAGTGTCTGTTGGCAGCAGCATTGTGCTTCTCCTGCCTTAACGTATTGTGGTCACGCATTTTGTTCTGCGGGGACAGCACTAAGAACTATCCGAGCACTCCCCGAGCCCTCTGCACTGGGTAAAATAGCACCAAGGACTAGACGGTCTGAGGGAAAAGACTCGATACACTCTGGGAGTGAAAACTCTGATCAAGAGACTGGACGTGTACTTCTGTTCCTCAGTCTATCTGGATGTTATCAGATCACCGACCATGGCCTCAG GGTGTTGACTCTGGGAGGAGGCTTGCCTCATCTGGAGCATCTTAACCTCTCGGGTTGCCTCACTGTAACTGGTGCCGGGctgcaggatttggtgtcagCGTGTCCCTCTCTGAACGACGAACACTTTTACTACTGTGACAACATTAACG GTCCTCATGCTGAAACCGCCAGTGGATGCCAGAATTTGCAGTGTGGTTTTCGAGCCTGCTGCCGTTCTGGCGAATGA